One Nonomuraea angiospora DNA segment encodes these proteins:
- a CDS encoding MurR/RpiR family transcriptional regulator encodes MAEDDGTVLIRIRAALPALRPSERRIAEEFVGDPAQAANLSIAELAARCATSTTSVVRFYQRMGYAHYKDLRIDLARAVAREELTTSSLPEASGDIDRYDSLEGIVSKVAMNETLSIADTARSLDMDALATAVSLLLAARRIDSFGVGASSLVGLDLQQKLSRIGRTAINWHDAHSAWTSAATLDSGCVAVAVSHTGATVDTVEFLSIARKSGASAVAITNFHDSPLARAADVTLTTAARETKFRSGALGSRIAQLMVVDCLFTGVAQASYDESMAALRNTYAVVHERVVHKRG; translated from the coding sequence ATGGCCGAGGACGACGGGACCGTGCTGATCCGCATCCGGGCCGCCCTGCCCGCGCTGCGGCCGTCGGAGCGGCGGATCGCGGAGGAGTTCGTCGGCGATCCCGCGCAGGCGGCCAACCTGTCCATCGCCGAGCTGGCCGCCCGCTGCGCGACCTCGACGACCTCGGTGGTGCGCTTCTACCAGCGCATGGGCTACGCCCACTACAAGGACCTCAGGATCGACCTGGCCAGGGCGGTGGCGCGCGAGGAGCTGACCACGTCGAGCCTTCCGGAGGCCTCCGGCGACATCGACCGGTACGACAGCCTGGAGGGCATCGTCTCCAAGGTGGCGATGAACGAGACGCTGTCCATCGCCGACACGGCGCGTTCGCTGGACATGGACGCGCTGGCCACCGCCGTGTCGCTGCTGCTGGCGGCCCGGCGGATCGACAGCTTCGGGGTGGGCGCGAGCTCCCTCGTGGGGCTCGACCTGCAGCAGAAGCTGTCACGCATCGGCCGTACGGCGATCAACTGGCACGACGCCCACTCGGCCTGGACGTCGGCGGCCACGCTCGACTCCGGCTGCGTCGCGGTCGCCGTGTCCCACACGGGCGCCACCGTGGACACGGTCGAGTTCCTGTCGATCGCCCGCAAGTCGGGCGCCTCGGCCGTGGCCATCACGAACTTCCACGACTCGCCGCTGGCCCGGGCCGCCGACGTGACGCTCACGACGGCCGCGCGGGAGACGAAGTTCCGCTCGGGCGCGCTGGGCAGCCGCATCGCCCAGCTCATGGTGGTGGACTGCCTGTTCACGGGGGTCGCGCAGGCCTCCTACGACGAGTCGATGGCGGCGCTGCGCAACACGTACGCGGTCGTCCACGAGCGGGTCGTGCACAAGCGCGGATGA
- a CDS encoding sulfotransferase family protein: protein MSWRYRANTTLEGLTGYTLTRRPRKQPPKPPPPPPLALQRLPGDEVRPPADPAHDRLLREPVFLLSSVRSGSTLLRVMLNSHSQVHSPIETHFRRLTVGLGTEPVRQAMEALGHTHSDIEHIVWDRLLHRELTRSGKPVLAEKTPSNVFAWRRIATCWPDARFVFLLRHPMSIVQSWHEADPGKRPMEEAVPRTLSYMTYLEEARTHLDGLTLRYEDLVADPERELRRLCLFLGVEFEPVMLTYGQKDHGGFVKGIGDWRDKIRAGTVVAGRPLPSADEVPEELREICRLWGYTR, encoded by the coding sequence ATGAGCTGGAGGTACCGGGCCAACACGACGCTGGAGGGCCTGACCGGATACACGTTGACGCGGCGGCCGCGGAAGCAGCCGCCGAAACCGCCGCCACCGCCGCCGCTGGCGCTCCAGCGGCTGCCCGGCGACGAGGTGCGGCCGCCCGCCGATCCCGCGCACGACCGGCTGCTGCGCGAGCCGGTCTTCCTGCTGTCGTCCGTACGGTCGGGCTCCACGCTCCTGCGGGTCATGCTGAACAGCCACTCGCAGGTGCATTCGCCCATCGAGACGCACTTCAGGCGGCTCACGGTCGGGCTCGGCACCGAGCCCGTGCGGCAGGCCATGGAGGCGCTCGGCCACACCCACAGCGACATCGAGCACATCGTGTGGGACCGGCTGCTCCACCGCGAGCTGACCCGCAGCGGCAAGCCGGTGCTGGCGGAGAAGACGCCGAGCAACGTGTTCGCCTGGCGGCGCATCGCCACCTGCTGGCCCGACGCGCGCTTCGTCTTCCTGCTGCGCCACCCCATGTCCATCGTGCAGTCCTGGCACGAGGCCGACCCGGGCAAGCGGCCCATGGAGGAGGCCGTGCCGCGCACGCTGAGCTACATGACGTACCTGGAGGAGGCCCGCACCCACCTCGACGGGCTGACCCTGCGCTACGAGGACCTGGTCGCCGACCCCGAGCGCGAGCTGCGGCGGCTCTGCCTCTTCCTGGGCGTGGAGTTCGAGCCGGTCATGCTCACCTACGGCCAGAAGGACCACGGCGGCTTCGTCAAGGGCATCGGCGACTGGCGTGACAAGATCCGCGCGGGGACGGTCGTCGCGGGCCGCCCCCTGCCGTCAGCGGACGAGGTGCCCGAGGAGCTGCGCGAGATCTGCCGCTTGTGGGGCTATACGCGGTGA
- a CDS encoding serine hydrolase domain-containing protein — MSRSPGDEQVSPPPGVVMAARTPWFDLTECSGHRTVRRQGGELVGEAPMTLDTSHDLASVTKVVGTTTALIRLVSDRLVDLDAPLSAYLTRSYEAITVRDLLLHRGGLWEWWPLYIQPAPPPPRYRPGRARHYSDLGFVLLGRIVETVTGLGLDQAVTELVTEPLGLGSTGYGRPTGPEVAMGALDDRIEMAMLDTGRPYPVPYRSSDFARWRAGPVLGEVADGNAHHVFGGVAGHAGLFSTVPDLLAYGLAMSRYQEYDRLWRPEVAREFFTPGPDAGQALGFRTYELRLSEETVTVLGHPGFVGCAVGFVPGRDIALALASNRLLVEDDPTPTDALWDGLLQATTQRSRTA; from the coding sequence ATGAGCCGGTCGCCGGGCGACGAACAGGTGAGCCCCCCGCCGGGCGTGGTCATGGCCGCGCGGACGCCGTGGTTCGACCTCACCGAGTGCTCCGGTCACCGGACCGTGCGCCGGCAGGGCGGCGAACTCGTCGGCGAGGCGCCGATGACCCTGGACACCAGCCACGACCTCGCCTCGGTCACGAAGGTCGTGGGCACCACGACGGCGCTCATCCGGCTGGTGTCCGACCGGCTGGTGGACCTGGACGCGCCGCTGAGCGCGTACCTCACCCGCTCGTACGAGGCGATCACCGTGCGGGACCTGCTCCTGCACCGCGGCGGGCTGTGGGAGTGGTGGCCGCTCTACATCCAGCCGGCGCCGCCGCCCCCGCGCTACCGCCCCGGCCGCGCCCGCCACTACTCCGACCTCGGCTTCGTGCTGCTCGGCCGGATCGTCGAGACCGTCACCGGCCTGGGCCTGGACCAGGCCGTGACCGAGCTGGTCACCGAGCCGCTCGGTCTCGGCTCGACGGGGTACGGCCGCCCGACGGGCCCCGAGGTGGCCATGGGCGCCCTGGACGACCGGATCGAGATGGCCATGCTCGACACCGGCCGGCCCTACCCCGTGCCGTACCGCAGCTCCGACTTCGCGCGCTGGCGGGCCGGTCCGGTGCTCGGGGAGGTCGCCGACGGCAACGCCCACCACGTCTTCGGCGGGGTCGCGGGGCACGCCGGGCTCTTCTCGACCGTGCCGGACCTGCTCGCCTACGGCCTGGCGATGTCCCGCTACCAGGAGTACGACCGGCTGTGGCGGCCCGAAGTGGCCAGGGAGTTCTTCACCCCCGGCCCCGACGCCGGGCAGGCCCTGGGGTTCCGCACGTACGAGCTGCGGCTGTCGGAGGAGACCGTCACCGTGCTCGGCCACCCCGGCTTCGTCGGCTGCGCGGTCGGCTTCGTGCCCGGCCGCGACATCGCCCTGGCCCTGGCGAGCAACCGCCTGCTCGTCGAGGACGACCCCACCCCCACCGACGCCCTCTGGGACGGCCTGCTCCAGGCCACCACGCAACGATCGAGGACCGCATGA
- a CDS encoding NUDIX hydrolase family protein: MTEKTETTPGWLSPDELESVRGQLPILYVDAVPVRVDDTGVVTRVGLLLRIASDGTVSRALVSGRVLHHERIRDALLRHLEKDLGPVALPHIPASPQPFTVAEYFPTPGVTPYHDPRQHAVSLAYIVPVAGDCRPRQDALDLEWFTPEDAASPAVQQEMTGGQGVLLKQALAHVGCLP, encoded by the coding sequence ATGACCGAAAAGACCGAAACCACGCCTGGATGGCTCTCGCCCGACGAACTCGAGTCGGTGCGAGGCCAGCTGCCCATCCTCTACGTCGACGCCGTGCCGGTGCGGGTCGACGACACCGGCGTGGTCACCCGCGTCGGCCTGCTGCTGCGCATCGCGTCAGACGGCACGGTCAGCCGGGCGCTGGTCTCGGGACGGGTGCTGCACCACGAGCGGATCCGCGACGCGCTCCTGCGTCACTTGGAGAAGGATCTCGGCCCCGTGGCGCTCCCCCACATCCCCGCCTCCCCTCAGCCGTTCACCGTCGCCGAGTACTTCCCCACGCCCGGCGTCACCCCCTACCACGACCCCCGCCAGCACGCCGTCTCCCTGGCCTACATCGTCCCCGTCGCGGGCGACTGCCGGCCCCGCCAGGACGCCCTGGACCTGGAGTGGTTCACCCCGGAGGACGCCGCGTCGCCGGCGGTGCAGCAGGAGATGACCGGCGGGCAGGGCGTGCTGCTCAAGCAGGCCCTCGCCCACGTCGGCTGCCTGCCCTGA
- a CDS encoding ABC transporter permease, whose protein sequence is MRLRNRILSTAGTLFGVAVLVFVMLRAIPGDRITAGLGTEAAALTPAQRQALEQYYGLDQPLVTQFFSWLGNMFTGNFGYSARQQQSVLDLTLHSLPVTFELAVLSILLALLIGVPLGMLAASRANSPRDALGQFVSLAGLSVPAFLLATALLSISAASFGFNPNGQGFAMLFDDPLLNLRQMLLPALVLGFGIAAPILRTTRTAVLEVRSDDFVRTARAKGVPERRLQVRHVLGNALVPIVTMTGLQFGYLLGGAVVVEQIFSVPGVGRQVLLGIQQKEYAVVQSTVLVIALAFVLVNLLTDVLYRVIDPRVRAS, encoded by the coding sequence ATGCGCCTGCGCAACCGGATCCTGAGCACGGCCGGCACCCTGTTCGGGGTGGCCGTGCTCGTGTTCGTCATGCTGCGGGCGATCCCCGGCGACCGGATCACGGCCGGGCTCGGCACCGAGGCCGCCGCGCTCACGCCCGCCCAGCGGCAGGCCCTGGAGCAGTACTACGGGCTCGACCAGCCGCTGGTCACGCAGTTCTTCTCGTGGCTGGGCAACATGTTCACGGGCAACTTCGGCTACTCGGCCCGCCAGCAGCAGAGCGTGCTCGACCTGACCCTGCACTCGCTGCCGGTGACGTTCGAACTGGCGGTGCTCTCGATCCTGCTGGCGCTGCTGATCGGGGTGCCGCTGGGCATGCTGGCGGCCTCCAGGGCCAACTCCCCCAGGGACGCCCTCGGCCAGTTCGTGAGCCTGGCGGGGCTGTCGGTCCCGGCGTTCCTGCTGGCCACGGCGCTGCTGTCGATCTCCGCGGCGTCGTTCGGGTTCAACCCCAACGGGCAGGGCTTCGCCATGCTCTTCGACGATCCGCTGCTCAACCTGCGGCAGATGCTCCTGCCGGCGCTGGTGCTCGGCTTCGGCATCGCGGCGCCGATCCTGCGCACCACCCGCACGGCGGTGCTGGAGGTGCGCTCGGACGACTTCGTCCGCACCGCCCGCGCCAAGGGCGTGCCGGAGCGGCGGCTGCAGGTCAGGCATGTGCTCGGCAACGCGCTCGTGCCGATCGTGACCATGACCGGCCTGCAGTTCGGCTACCTGCTCGGCGGCGCGGTCGTGGTGGAGCAGATCTTCTCCGTGCCGGGCGTCGGCCGGCAGGTGCTGCTGGGCATCCAGCAGAAGGAGTACGCGGTCGTGCAGAGCACGGTGCTGGTGATCGCGCTGGCGTTCGTGCTGGTCAACCTGCTGACGGACGTGCTCTACCGGGTGATCGACCCGAGGGTGAGGGCCTCGTGA
- a CDS encoding ABC transporter substrate-binding protein, whose protein sequence is MPRGAISAVGIAAALSIALTSCSSSSPSSSGPAPGAGGAASGKTLVVGVTSDPDTLFPWKATQFQAVNVLQNLYGTLTEFDKDLNVVPGLAESWQTSDDGKKLTLKLRQGVTFADGSAFDSQDAKSSLEKIMDEKTAAVARASLSSVKSVEAPDAGTLVLELTGPDAALPANLATVNMAMLSSDDTEEKLNTTPNGTGPFKLGKRVASQSITLARNDAYWGSEKPKVAAVEFRVIPDESSIVSAMQSGNVQLAIFNDPLVAQTAQGGGTLTVTKTPQLNYHVLQLNAQHGDLKDVNVRLAIQCAIDRKQVLDTAALGEGEVTGPITAPAFKSDPNKRPCPARDLAKAAEYLGKAGKSGGVTVKTIVSQGEYATSVNEAQNLKAQLAEAKINLELEVLESGAFVDRWVAADFDAAVALNGGRPDPDGSYGRYFTSKGNLNKVAGYSSPELDKLFAEGKATTDQAARKAIYEQVSAKLEENAPWIWLFSGYTYTATTSGVQGFVPMASGSLQYLRTTSVG, encoded by the coding sequence ATGCCCCGTGGCGCAATCTCCGCGGTAGGCATCGCCGCTGCGCTGTCCATCGCCCTCACCAGCTGCTCGTCGTCCTCGCCCTCATCCTCTGGGCCCGCCCCGGGCGCCGGCGGCGCGGCCTCCGGCAAGACCCTCGTGGTCGGCGTGACCTCCGACCCGGACACGCTCTTCCCCTGGAAGGCCACCCAGTTCCAGGCCGTCAACGTGCTGCAGAACCTGTACGGGACGCTCACGGAGTTCGACAAGGACCTGAACGTGGTCCCCGGGCTGGCCGAGTCGTGGCAGACCTCGGACGACGGCAAGAAGCTCACCCTCAAGCTGAGGCAGGGCGTCACCTTCGCCGACGGCAGCGCGTTCGACTCCCAGGACGCGAAGTCGTCGCTGGAGAAGATCATGGACGAGAAGACGGCGGCCGTGGCCAGGGCGTCGCTGTCGTCGGTGAAGTCGGTCGAGGCGCCCGACGCGGGCACCTTGGTGCTGGAGCTGACCGGGCCCGACGCCGCGCTGCCGGCCAACCTGGCCACGGTCAACATGGCGATGCTCTCCTCCGACGACACCGAGGAGAAGCTCAACACCACGCCGAACGGCACCGGGCCGTTCAAGCTGGGCAAGCGCGTGGCGAGCCAGTCGATCACGCTGGCCAGGAACGACGCGTACTGGGGCAGTGAGAAGCCGAAGGTGGCCGCGGTCGAGTTCCGGGTGATCCCCGACGAGTCGTCCATCGTCTCGGCCATGCAGTCGGGCAACGTGCAGCTCGCCATCTTCAACGACCCGCTCGTCGCGCAGACGGCGCAGGGCGGCGGCACGCTCACCGTGACCAAGACGCCGCAGCTCAACTACCACGTGCTCCAGCTCAACGCGCAGCACGGCGACCTCAAGGACGTCAACGTGCGCCTGGCGATCCAGTGCGCGATCGACCGCAAGCAGGTGCTCGACACCGCCGCGCTCGGCGAGGGCGAGGTGACCGGGCCGATCACCGCTCCCGCGTTCAAGTCCGACCCGAACAAGCGGCCCTGCCCGGCCCGCGACCTGGCCAAGGCGGCCGAGTATCTCGGCAAGGCGGGCAAGTCCGGCGGGGTGACCGTCAAGACCATCGTCTCCCAGGGCGAGTACGCGACCTCCGTCAACGAGGCCCAGAACCTCAAGGCCCAGCTCGCCGAGGCCAAGATCAACCTGGAGCTGGAGGTGCTGGAGTCGGGCGCGTTCGTGGACCGCTGGGTGGCCGCCGACTTCGACGCCGCCGTGGCCCTCAACGGCGGCCGGCCCGACCCGGACGGCTCCTACGGCCGCTACTTCACCAGCAAGGGCAACCTGAACAAGGTCGCCGGCTACAGCTCGCCCGAGCTGGACAAGCTGTTCGCCGAGGGCAAGGCGACGACCGACCAGGCCGCCCGCAAGGCGATCTACGAGCAGGTCTCGGCGAAGCTGGAGGAGAACGCCCCCTGGATCTGGCTGTTCTCCGGCTACACCTACACCGCCACGACCTCCGGCGTGCAGGGCTTCGTGCCGATGGCCAGCGGCTCGCTGCAGTACCTCCGTACGACCTCGGTGGGCTGA
- a CDS encoding ABC transporter permease produces the protein MRRSPALVAGSVILVLLAIVAALSYAGLLPYDPVAQHPPSRFGAPSGAHLFGTDQFGRDVFSRVAAGVGNSALIAVVAVAFATVAGTLGGLVSGFYRGVADGAIGGVTNVLFAFPPLLLALSLASVLDRNWFTIAVAIAIVYVPIFVRVTRGPVLSLREIEYVKAAVSTGMSRWQIMLRHVLPNITSIVIVQVALSLSWAVLTEASLSFLGLGTPPPAPSLGSMIFEARSLVFVAPWTLIAPGALVVLLVVGLNLVGDGLRDTLDPRGRR, from the coding sequence GTGAGGAGGAGTCCCGCCCTGGTGGCGGGGTCGGTGATCCTCGTGCTGCTGGCGATCGTGGCGGCGCTGTCGTACGCCGGGCTGCTGCCGTACGACCCGGTCGCGCAGCACCCGCCCTCCCGGTTCGGGGCGCCGTCCGGCGCGCACCTGTTCGGCACCGACCAGTTCGGCCGGGACGTGTTCTCGCGGGTGGCGGCCGGGGTCGGCAACTCGGCGCTCATCGCGGTCGTCGCGGTGGCGTTCGCGACCGTGGCGGGCACGCTGGGCGGGCTCGTGTCCGGCTTCTACCGAGGCGTCGCCGACGGCGCGATCGGCGGGGTCACGAACGTGCTGTTCGCGTTCCCGCCGCTGCTGCTGGCGCTGTCGCTGGCGTCGGTGCTGGACCGGAACTGGTTCACCATCGCGGTGGCCATCGCCATCGTGTACGTGCCCATCTTCGTGCGCGTCACCCGGGGCCCGGTGCTGTCGCTCAGGGAGATCGAGTACGTGAAGGCGGCCGTCTCGACCGGCATGAGCCGCTGGCAGATCATGCTCAGGCACGTCCTGCCGAACATCACCTCGATCGTCATCGTCCAGGTCGCCCTGTCGCTGTCGTGGGCGGTGCTGACCGAGGCGTCGCTGAGCTTCCTCGGCCTGGGCACGCCGCCGCCCGCGCCGTCACTGGGCTCGATGATCTTCGAGGCGCGCAGCCTGGTCTTCGTGGCCCCGTGGACGCTGATCGCGCCGGGCGCGCTCGTCGTGCTGCTGGTGGTGGGCCTCAACCTGGTCGGCGACGGCCTGCGTGACACACTCGACCCGCGAGGAAGACGATGA
- a CDS encoding anhydro-N-acetylmuramic acid kinase → MRILGMISGTSHDGIDVAVVDFELVGGLLEGRVGHTASTPYPAELRARLIAALPPAETTLAEVCVLDTLIGQSFAEAAASAIALGGPVDLIVSHGQTVFHWVEGTHALGTLQIGQPAWIAERTGVPVLSDVRVRDITAGGHGAPLVSVLDGLLLRAHEGGAAALNLGGIANMTVVRGGELYAYDLGPANALIDAVVTSRGLNERGFDADGRIAASGRVDERLLEVLLDEPYYALAAPKSTGKELFHLGYVEAALARAGRAPGDADLVATLTELTVRTVARDVRAAGVGALVVSGGGCRNPVIMDGLRAALPGVDVAPSDDYGAPSDDKEAIAFALIGWLTAHGLPGTAPGGTGAREARILGTLTPGAGPLALPAPVAEPPRSLVLTR, encoded by the coding sequence ATGAGAATTCTTGGGATGATCTCCGGCACGTCGCACGACGGGATCGACGTGGCCGTCGTGGACTTCGAGCTCGTCGGCGGCCTGCTCGAAGGCCGGGTGGGTCACACGGCGAGCACGCCGTACCCGGCGGAGCTGCGGGCCCGGCTGATCGCGGCGCTGCCGCCGGCCGAGACGACGCTGGCCGAGGTGTGCGTGCTCGACACGCTCATCGGGCAGAGCTTCGCCGAGGCCGCGGCGTCGGCGATCGCGCTGGGCGGGCCCGTCGACCTGATCGTCTCGCACGGGCAGACCGTCTTCCACTGGGTGGAGGGCACGCACGCGCTCGGCACGCTGCAGATCGGCCAGCCCGCGTGGATCGCCGAGCGGACCGGCGTCCCGGTGCTGTCGGACGTGCGCGTGCGGGACATCACGGCGGGCGGGCACGGGGCGCCGCTGGTGTCGGTGCTGGACGGGCTGCTGCTGCGGGCCCACGAGGGCGGGGCGGCGGCGCTCAACCTGGGCGGCATCGCGAACATGACCGTGGTGCGCGGCGGCGAGCTGTACGCCTACGACCTCGGGCCCGCGAACGCGCTGATCGACGCGGTGGTCACGAGCAGGGGGCTGAACGAGCGGGGCTTCGACGCGGACGGGCGGATCGCGGCCTCGGGCCGGGTGGACGAGCGGCTGCTGGAGGTGCTGCTGGACGAGCCCTACTACGCGCTGGCGGCCCCCAAGAGCACCGGCAAGGAGCTGTTCCACCTCGGCTACGTGGAGGCCGCCCTGGCCCGGGCGGGACGCGCGCCCGGGGACGCCGACCTGGTGGCCACGCTCACCGAGCTGACCGTCCGGACGGTGGCCCGGGACGTGCGGGCCGCCGGGGTGGGCGCGCTGGTCGTCTCGGGCGGCGGCTGCCGCAACCCCGTGATCATGGACGGGCTGCGGGCCGCGCTGCCCGGCGTGGACGTGGCGCCGTCCGACGACTACGGAGCCCCGTCCGACGACAAGGAGGCCATCGCGTTCGCGCTGATCGGCTGGCTGACCGCGCACGGCCTGCCCGGCACGGCGCCGGGAGGGACGGGCGCCCGGGAGGCCCGCATCCTCGGCACGCTGACGCCCGGCGCGGGGCCGCTCGCGCTCCCGGCGCCGGTCGCCGAGCCGCCGCGCTCGCTGGTGCTGACACGATGA
- a CDS encoding arylsulfatase encodes MIDGPSRRTLLAGSLAGLSLPKPALAAPGLPARPNILVILADDLGWGEIGSQGQRLISTPNLDRLAAEGVRFETAYSGAPLCAPSRCALLTGLHAGHGTVRENPEGGPQRSLNDADLTFAELLRLSGYRTACFGKWGFGPERPGQASHPNERGFEEFFGYIGHAHAHQYFPKYLWHNGAKVRLDGRQYAPDLFLERAIEFIRRGGDDPFLLYFPTNLPHSPSVIPGDAGRYENRPWSGPNRRHAAQVARLDADVATLVRELRAAGVAERTLVLFTSDNGPHSEKGVTPELFDSNGPWRGDKRDVYEGGIRVPLIAWSPALRPRVVKQPVASWDVLPTLADLAGVPVPAHLDGLSFRGLLTGAGARKHDHLVWNRPRKAQAIRRGRWKLVRFAPHIAGAGPQGRVELYDLATDPGERRDLAGERPALVDELMSLLDDSIGPDPRLPYGLKTEITGGQVVVTLYNGSSVPWREVELGLNRARARTMPRVDPGSAISVGFALPGGSGRRITARAEFDAGGRSLSFRKAV; translated from the coding sequence GTGATCGACGGGCCCTCGCGCCGTACCCTGCTCGCCGGAAGTCTCGCCGGCCTCAGCCTGCCCAAACCCGCTCTCGCGGCCCCGGGACTCCCCGCCCGGCCCAACATCCTCGTCATCCTGGCCGACGACCTGGGCTGGGGCGAGATCGGCAGCCAGGGGCAGCGCCTGATCAGCACCCCCAACCTGGACCGGCTGGCGGCCGAGGGCGTGCGCTTCGAGACCGCCTACTCGGGGGCGCCGCTCTGCGCGCCGTCGCGCTGCGCGCTGCTCACCGGGCTGCACGCGGGCCACGGCACCGTACGCGAGAACCCGGAGGGCGGGCCGCAGCGCTCGCTGAACGACGCCGACCTCACCTTCGCCGAGCTGCTGCGCCTGTCCGGCTACCGCACGGCCTGCTTCGGCAAGTGGGGCTTCGGCCCCGAGCGGCCCGGCCAGGCCTCGCACCCGAACGAGCGCGGCTTCGAGGAGTTCTTCGGCTACATCGGCCACGCCCACGCCCACCAGTACTTCCCCAAGTACCTGTGGCACAACGGCGCCAAGGTGCGCCTCGACGGCAGGCAGTACGCACCGGACCTGTTCCTCGAGCGGGCGATCGAGTTCATCAGGCGCGGCGGCGACGACCCGTTCCTGCTCTACTTCCCCACCAACCTGCCGCACTCGCCAAGCGTCATCCCCGGCGACGCCGGCCGCTACGAGAACCGGCCCTGGAGCGGCCCGAACCGGCGGCACGCCGCGCAGGTGGCCCGGCTCGACGCCGACGTGGCCACGCTGGTGCGGGAGTTACGCGCGGCCGGTGTCGCCGAGCGCACGCTCGTGCTGTTCACCAGCGACAACGGGCCGCACAGCGAGAAGGGCGTGACGCCGGAGCTGTTCGACTCCAACGGGCCCTGGCGCGGCGACAAGCGCGACGTCTATGAGGGCGGCATCCGCGTGCCGCTGATCGCCTGGTCGCCCGCGTTACGCCCGCGCGTGGTCAAGCAGCCGGTGGCCTCGTGGGACGTGCTGCCGACCCTCGCGGACCTGGCCGGGGTGCCGGTGCCCGCGCACCTCGACGGCCTGTCCTTCCGCGGCCTGCTCACCGGCGCGGGCGCCCGCAAGCACGACCACCTGGTGTGGAACCGGCCCCGCAAGGCCCAGGCCATCCGCCGGGGCCGGTGGAAGCTGGTCCGCTTCGCGCCGCACATCGCGGGCGCGGGGCCGCAGGGCCGGGTCGAGCTGTACGACTTGGCCACCGACCCGGGGGAGCGCCGCGACCTGGCGGGGGAGCGGCCGGCGCTGGTGGACGAGCTGATGAGCCTGCTGGACGACTCGATCGGGCCGGACCCGCGGCTCCCGTACGGGCTGAAGACGGAGATCACCGGCGGCCAGGTCGTGGTGACGCTCTACAACGGCTCGTCGGTGCCCTGGCGCGAGGTCGAGCTGGGCCTCAACCGCGCGCGGGCCCGCACGATGCCGCGCGTGGACCCGGGAAGCGCGATCTCGGTCGGCTTCGCGCTCCCCGGCGGGAGCGGGAGGCGGATCACCGCCCGCGCCGAGTTCGACGCGGGCGGACGCTCCCTCTCCTTCCGTAAGGCCGTTTGA